The following proteins come from a genomic window of Canis aureus isolate CA01 chromosome 3, VMU_Caureus_v.1.0, whole genome shotgun sequence:
- the LOC144311209 gene encoding small ribosomal subunit protein eS1: MAVGKNKRLTKGGKKGAKKKVVDPFSKKDWYDVKAPAMFNIRNIGKTLVTRTQGTKIASDGLKGRVFEVSLADLQNDEVAFRKFKLITEDVQGKNCLTNFHGMDLTRDKMCSMVKKWQTMIEAHVDVKTTDGYLLRLFCVGFTKKRNNQIRKTSYAQHQQVRQIRKKMMEIMTREVQTNDLKEVVNKLIPDSIGKDIEKACQSIYPLHDVFVRKVKMLKKPKFELGKLMELHGEGSSSGKATGDETGAKVERADGYEPPVQESV, encoded by the coding sequence ATGGCGGTCGGCAAGAACAAGCGCCTTACGAAAGGCGGCAAAAAGGGAGCCAAGAAGAAAGTGGTTGAtccattttctaagaaagattGGTATGATGTGAAAGCGCCAGCTATGttcaatataagaaatattggaaaaacacTAGTCACAAGAACTCAAGGAACCAAAATTGCGTCTGATGGTCTCAAGGGTCGGGTTTTTGAAGTTAGCCTTGCTGATCTGCAGAATGATGAAGTTGCATTTAGGAAATTCAAGCTAATCACTGAGGATGTGCAGGGCAAAAACTGCCTGACTAATTTTCATGGCATGGATCTTACCCGTGACAAAATGTGCTCCATGGTCAAAAAATGGCAGACCATGATTGAAGCTCATGTTGATGTAAAGACTACCGATGGTTATTTGCTTCGTCTATTTTGTGTTGGTTTTACTAAAAAACGCAATAATCAGATTCGGAAGACCTCTTACGCTCAGCACCAACAGGTCCGCCAAATTCGGAAAAAGATGATGGAAATCATGACCCGAGAGGTGCAAACAAATGACTTGAAAGAAGTGGTCAATAAACTGATTCCAGACAGCATcggaaaagatatagaaaaagcttGTCAGTCTATTTATCCACTCCATGATGTTtttgttagaaaagtaaaaatgctgaAGAAGCCCAAGTTTGAATTGGGAAAACTCATGGAGCTTCATGGTGAAGGTAGTAGTTCTGGAAAAGCTACGGGGGATGAAACCGGTGCTAAAGTTGAACGAGCTGATGGATATGAACCACCAGTCCAAGAATCTGtttaa